From the genome of Drosophila melanogaster chromosome 2L, one region includes:
- the CG6094 gene encoding uncharacterized protein, isoform A, with protein MNKITSAFIRVLRQSSSSGGTGNLLGRQLSYKSDLSLDKIYPGARLQIYTPPPPPSGSDKFSGFIPMDRLEITYSRSSGPGGQHVNTVNTKVDVRFKVAQADWIPEQTRQKLLKVLANRITKDGYFYIKSDLTRSQQMNLADALEKLRTIIRSQEAVAPAPPSEETLEKLRRRQERAVRERLQLKRGRAQVKADRQGPSGLDL; from the exons atgaataaaattacGAGTGCCTTCATAAGAGTTCTGCGCCAGAGCAGCTCCTCAGGCGGCACAGGCAACCTTCTGGGTCGTCAGCTCTCCTACAAGAGCGATTTATCCCTGGACAAGATCTATCCCGGCGCCCGACTGCAAATCTACACGCCGCCCCCGCCG CCCAGTGGCAGCGACAAGTTCAGCGGCTTCATTCCCATGGACCGACTGGAGATCACCTACAGCAGGAGCTCCGGACCCGGTGGTCAGCACGTGAACACGGTGAATACCAAGGTGGATGTACGCTTCAAGGTGGCACAAGCGGACTGGATACCCGAGCAGACGCGCCAGAAGCTGCTCAAGGTGCTGGCAAACCGGATTACCAAAGACGGCTACTTTTACATCAAGAGTGATCTTACGCGCTCCCAGCAAATGAACCTGGCCGATGCGCTGGAGAAGCTGCGCACCATCATACGCTCCCAGGAGGCTGTGGCACCTGCGCCACCCAGCGAGGAGACACTGGAGAAGCTGCGCAGGCGCCAGGAGCGAGCGGTCCGCGAACGTCTACAACTGAAACGTGGTCGCGCCCAAGTCAAAGCGGATCGGCAGGGACCGAGCGGATTAGACTTGTag
- the CG7384 gene encoding uncharacterized protein has product MTGTAAVRLSITIPTKAEEERLKKVYVQVVNGEVATPMGTASRTSTIESLSTIRIGESPERQSHKVLNTLPKIEIQTCHDQLLDIPLDTDQEQVVRQILHRFHIPNAVWLPSLEGNAYHISFSMDFDERYENLYEALQEFGIGDREGSTVSVVSCLAHRSYVQREDTEEQEDQPSSTEHINAQKQGIWDRFMNSVRSRLNVAQIVRDVRQDAAITFDFCILLVSAAVLASFGLVENSTIFLASSMLISPLMGPIIAAIFGTVIQDRSLRRLGMLNELIGILTATLVGFLFGLVVCTTDRKYGIGEGLTEEMLSRCDLHSLVVGVFTAIPSGAAAAIGILGGNIGSLVGVAISASLLPPAVNSGLLWAVACIYKIFENDDSLYVDVIKSRRYSDNQATELAVLGGISMCLTLSNVLCVYLMGILVLKVKEIAPVIGRKNRQFWKHDIKLARNGKVETESEILNELIANLATEDKHALGSINRQFLRHLDESNYQHTWSPLSNRHSFSMPQPPGAGISTIHRLEQLYASRIGFNPPAVERRQRHSVVSRPSQRSHEVSVQLSPPQPRPRFASMPSQVGKDEPARDAAIQVASSKRFTVTPARVDEQT; this is encoded by the exons ATGACGGGAACAGCGGCAGTGCGACTCAGCATTACGATACCCAcgaaggcggaggaggagcgcCTGAAGAAGGTGTACGTCCAGGTGGTCAATGGAGAGGTCGCCACGCCCATGGGTACCGCCAGCAGAACCTCAACCATTGAAAGCTTATCGACCATTCGGATCGGGGAATCCCCGGAACGGCAGAGCCACAAAGTCCTAAATACCTTGCCAAAGATTGAAATTCAGACGTGCCACGATCAGCTGCTTGATATCCCACTGGACACGGACCAGGAGCAGGTGGTGCGCCAGATCCTGCACAGATTTCACATACCCAATGCCGTTTGGCTGCCCAGTCTAGAGGGTAATGCTTACCACATCAGCTTCTCCATGGACTTTGACGAACGCTACGAGAATCTCTATGAGGCGCTGCAGGAATTCGGCATCGGTGATCGTGAGGGATCTACAGTATCCGTGGTCAGCTGCCTGGCCCACAGATCCTACGTTCAGCGTGAGGATacggaggagcaggaggaccAACCATCGAGCACAGA ACACATCAATGCCCAGAAGCAGGGTATCTGGGATCGGTTCATGAACTCGGTGCGATCCCGATTGAATGTGGCACAGATCGTAAGGGATGTGCGCCAGGATGCGGCTATTACCTTCGACTTTTGCATACTCCTAGTTTCGGCGGC AGTTCTGGCGAGCTTTGGCCTGGTGGAGAATAGCACGATTTTCCTGGCCTCCAGCATGCTCATTTCCCCACTGATGGGTCCCATAATAGCGGCCATCTTTGGAACTGTGATCCAGGATCGATCGCTCCGCAGGCTGGGCATGCTGAACGAACTGATTGGTATACTGACCGCCACACTGGTGGGTTTCCTATTCGGTCTGGTTGTGTGCACCACGGATCGCAAGTATGGCATTGGTGAGGGACTGACGGAGGAGATGCTATCCCGCTGCGATCTGCACTCCCTCGTCGTTGGGGTATTCACGGCCATACCGTCGGGAGCGGCGGCTGCCATCGGAATCCTGGGCGGGAATATTGGTTCTCTGGTTGGCGTGGCCATATCGGCATCGCTGCTACCGCCTGCGGTTAACTCCGGTCTGCTGTGGGCGGTGGCCTGCATTTACAAGATATTCGAGAACGACGATTCGCTCTACGTGGATGTGATTAAATCGCGCCGCTACTCGGACAACCAGGCCACTGAATTGGCCGTGCTCGGCGGCATCAGCATGTGCCTAACTTTGTCCAACGTTCTGTGCGTCTATCTCATGGGCATCCTGGTGCTGAAGGTAAAGGAGATTGCCCCGGTGATTGGGCGCAAAAACCGACAGTTCTGGAAGCACGACATAAAGCTGGCGCGTAATGGCAAAGTGGAAACGGAGTCGGAGATACTCAACGAGCTAATAGCCAATCTGGCCACCGAAGACAAGCACGCACTGGGCTCCATCAATCGTCAGTTCCTGCGCCATCTGGACGAATCAAACTACCAGCACACTTGGTCGCCGCTCAGCAACCGACATAGTTTCTCAATGCCACAACCGCCTGGCGCCGGCATCTCCACCATCCATCGCCTGGAACAATTGTATGCGTCGAGAATAGGGTTTAATCCACCAGCAGTAGAACGACGCCAACGCCACAGCGTAGTAAGCAGACCATCGCAACGGAGCCACGAGGTCTCCGTTCAGCTGAGTCCTCCACAGCCA CGTCCACGATTCGCGAGCATGCCATCGCAAGTGGGAAAGGACGAGCCAGCTAGGGATGCGGCCATCCAAGTCGCGAGCTCCAAGAGATTTACGGTAACACCAGCTCGAGTGGACGAGCAGACCTAG